Proteins co-encoded in one Arachis stenosperma cultivar V10309 chromosome 7, arast.V10309.gnm1.PFL2, whole genome shotgun sequence genomic window:
- the LOC130941108 gene encoding auxin response factor 8-like, producing the protein MKLSTSGLPQQGQHEGGEKKCLNSELWHACAGPLVSLPTAGTRVVYFPQGHSEQVAATTNREVDGHIPNYPSLPPQLICQLHNVTMHADVETDEVYAQMTLQPLTPQEQKDTFLPMELGVPSKQPSNYFCKTLTASDTSTHGGFSVPRRAAEKVFPPLDFSQQPPAQELIARDLHDVEWKFRHIFRGQPKRHLLTTGWSVFVSAKRLVAGDSVLFIWNEKNQLLLGIRRANRPQTVMPSSVLSSDSMHIGLLAAAAHAAATNSCFTVFYNPRASPSEFVIPLSKYIKAVYHTRVSVGMRFRMLFETEESSVRRYMGTITGISDLDPVRWPNSHWRSVKVGWDESTAGDRQPRVSLWEIEPLTTFPMYPSLFPLRLKRPWHPGTSSFLDGRDDATNGLMWLRGGAGDQGLNSLNFQTVGMLPWMQQRLDPALLGNDHNQQYQAMLAAGLQNMGSGELLRQQMMNFQQPFNYLQQPGNVNTPIQLQQQQTIQQSVTSNILQQQAPVLTENLSQQLFQKSNNREDHAQQQHQHQQHTYQDALLVQGDQLHQRQHSSLPSPSYSKPEFVDGSMKFEGSGSPGQNMLGSLCPEGSSNLLNLSRGGQSIPTEQLPQQSWPPKYTPLQVNAFSNSMSHVQYSGKDIAVASPHRNSDAQNPTLFGVNIDSSGLLLPTTVPHYTTSSADTDASTMPLGDSGFQGPLYACMQDSSELMQSAGQVDPQNQTPTFVKVYKSGSVGRSLDISRFSSYHELREELAQMFGIEGKLEDPLRSGWQLVFVDRENDILLLGDDPWESFVNNVWYIKILSPEDIQKMGEQAVESRDGVPGLPSIGEY; encoded by the exons ATGAAGCTTTCAACATCAGGGTTGCCTCAGCAGGGACAACATGAAG GAGGGGAGAAGAAGTGCTTGAATTCTGAGCTATGGCATGCATGTGCGGGTCCATTGGTGTCCCTACCAACTGCAGGGACTCGTGTGGTTTACTTCCCTCAGGGTCATAGTGAGCAG GTTGCTGCCACAACTAACCGAGAAGTTGATGGCCACATACCAAATTACCCGAGCTTGCCTCCCCAGTTGATTTGCCAACTTCACAATGTTACGATGCAT GCAGATGTTGAAACAGATGAAGTTTATGCCCAAATGACACTGCAGCCGTTGACTCCG CAAGAGCAGAAGGATACCTTTCTTCCCATGGAATTGGGAGTTCCAAGTAAGCAGCCCTCAAATTATTTTTGCAAGACCTTAACGGCTAGTGACACCAGCACACATGGAGGGTTTTCCGTTCCTCGTCGTGCAGCTGAGAAAGTTTTCCCTCCGCTG GATTTCTCGCAGCAACCGCCTGCTCAAGAATTAATTGCTAGGGATCTCCATGATGTTGAGTGGAAATTTCGTCATATTTTTAGAG GGCAGCCAAAGAGGCACCTTCTTACTACCGGCTGGAGTGTATTTGTTAGTGCCAAAAGACTTGTGGCAGGAGATTCTGTGCTTTTCAtatg GAACGAAAAGAATCAGCTTCTTTTAGGAATACGTCGTGCCAATAGACCACAAACTGTAATGCCTTCGTCAGTTCTATCCAGTGACAGTATGCATATTGGCCTTCTGGCAGCTGCTGCCCATGCTGCAGCAACTAATAGTTGTTTCACAGTGTTCTATAATCCAAG GGCTAGTCCATCCGAGTTTGTCATACCACTTTCAAAGTATATCAAAGCTGTATACCATACCCGTGTTTCTGTTGGTATGCGTTTCAGGATGCTTTTCGAGACTGAAGAATCAAGTGTCCGGAG GTACATGGGTACAATAACTGGAATAAGTGACTTGGATCCAGTTCGATGGCCAAATTCTCATTGGCGATCTGTAAAG GTTGGTTGGGATGAATCCACAGCAGGAGATAGGCAGCCACGCGTATCATTATGGGAAATTGAGCCTTTAACAACATTCCCAATGTATCCATCACTATTCCCACTCAGATTGAAACGTCCATGGCATCCAGGCACCTCATCTTTTCTTG ATGGCAGAGATGATGCAACTAATGGGCTAATGTGGCTGAGAGGTGGAGCTGGCGACCAAGGTCTGAATTCCCTCAATTTTCAAACTGTCGGTATGCTTCCATGGATGCAGCAGAGGCTCGATCCGGCTTTGCTTGGAAATGATCACAATCAGCAATACCAAGCAATGTTGGCAGCTGGTTTGCAAAACATGGGGAGTGGAGAACTCTTGAGGCAACAAATGATGAATTTCCAACAGCCTTTCAATTATCTCCAACAACCAGGAAATGTCAACACTCCTATCCAGCTTCAACAGCAGCAAACAATTCAGCAATCAGTGACTTCTAATATCTTGCAGCAACAAGCCCCGGTATTGACAGAGAACTTGTCTCAGCAGCTCTTTCAGAAATCGAACAACCGAGAAGACCATGCGCAGCAGCAGCATCAGCATCAGCAGCACACTTATCAGGATGCACTTTTAGTTCAAGGTGACCAGCTCCACCAAAGGCAACACTCTAGCTTGCCTTCACCATCGTACTCGAAACCTGAGTTTGTAGATGGCAGCATGAAGTTTGAAGGATCAGGTTCGCCAGGACAGAACATGCTTGGTTCACTTTGTCCTGAAGGGAGCAGCAATCTCTTGAATCTATCTAGAGGTGGTCAGTCTATACCAACCGAACAGTTGCCCCAACAATCATGGCCCCCAAAGTATACACCTCTTCAGGTCAATGCTTTCAGCAACTCAATGTCACACGTGCAATATTCTGGAAAAGATATTGCAGTGGCATCACCACATCGTAATTCAGATGCTCAGAACCCGACTCTCTTTGGAGTCAATATCGATTCATCTGGTCTTCTACTCCCCACCACTGTCCCCCATTACACAACTTCATCTGCTGATACCGATGCTTCAACAATGCCGTTAGGGGATTCTGGATTCCAGGGCCCTCTATATGCTTGCATGCAAGATTCATCTGAGTTAATGCAAAGTGCGGGACAAGTTGACCCCCAAAACCAGACACCAACATTTGTCAAG GTTTATAAATCAGGGTCAGTTGGGCGCTCACTTGACATCTCCCGGTTCAGCAGCTATCATGAACTGAGAGAAGAGTTGGCTCAGATGTTTGGAATTGAGGGGAAGTTAGAAGACCCTCTTAGATCAGGCTGGCAGCTTGTATTCGTCGACAGGGAGAATGATATTCTTCTCCTTGGGGACGATCCATGGGA ATCATTTGTCAACAATGTTTGGTATATCAAAATACTTTCACCTGAGGATATTCAGAAGATGGGAGAACAAGCCGTAGAATCTCGTGACGGTGTTCCTGGCCTACCATCGATAGGCGAATACTGA
- the LOC130940579 gene encoding uncharacterized protein LOC130940579, translated as MARLLLLHPVLSAVVLGLLVALSTPGASARPCRSFLISSYTFSLPSSDDPSLPSSSTLTTFAEIYSFRHFPAKVFFTRSISDSSVGMTEPHRRSPETRPAATLGFSAEEFGSLRDRTKDLLSVVAALLFGVGCGALTATTIYLVWSSFSSRHDYRYDDYLDDEEDEKINSSKKLGYVKIPEAEAEAIPAPTKDAV; from the coding sequence ATGGCCCGACTACTCCTCCTCCACCCGGTGCTGTCCGCCGTCGTCCTCGGCCTCCTCGTCGCACTGTCCACCCCTGGCGCCTCCGCTCGCCCCTGCCGGAGCTTCCTCATCTCCTCCTACACCTTCTCCCTTCCCTCATCGGACGATCCATCCCTCCCTTCCAGCTCTACCCTCACCACCTTCGCTGAGATCTACTCCTTCCGCCACTTCCCCGCCAAGGTCTTCTTCACACGTAGCATCAGTGATTCCTCCGTCGGCATGACAGAGCCCCACCGCCGTTCCCCTGAAACTCGCCCCGCCGCGACACTCGGATTCTCCGCTGAAGAATTCGGCTCCCTCCGTGACCGCACCAAGGACCTCCTCTCCGTCGTCGCCGCCCTCCTCTTCGGCGTCGGCTGCGGCGCCCTCACCGCCACCACCATATACCTCGTCTGGTCCTCGTTCTCCAGCCGCCACGATTACCGTTACGACGATTACCTTGACGACGAGGAAGACGAGAAGATCAATAGCTCTAAGAAGTTAGGGTACGTGAAGATTCCGGAGGCAGAGGCGGAGGCTATTCCGGCTCCGACCAAGGATGCGGTATGA